In Castanea sativa cultivar Marrone di Chiusa Pesio chromosome 6, ASM4071231v1, a single window of DNA contains:
- the LOC142638192 gene encoding ATP synthase delta chain, chloroplastic-like gives MDTLSSSVSTLKVPTPYPTSRELCFFKTTPQTPQFSHLSPQTHLSSTTKTNKTTTLTHKTFTPSFLSHSQVSSFTPNSPTLYREPASGYAAALVDIAQCNNSLNTLGKDVQRFLKILRNEQVQAFLDDQFMSEKDKGQVIGEVFKKGRFNRHLVSLVKMLIQKNKVGIVKEVLEEFERIHDELSGTQVVLVSSATKMEEDQLFGIAKRVQKLSGATKVKVRNLVHDSLPSFAV, from the coding sequence ATGGATACTTTGTCAAGCTCAGTTTCAACCCTTAAAGTTCCAACCCCATATCCAACTTCTCGTGAACTATGTTTCTTCAAGACAACTCCTCAGACACCCCAATTTTCCCACCTTTCCCCACAAACACACCTTTCCTCTACcaccaaaaccaacaaaaccacaACTCTCACCCACAAGACCTTCACTCCTTCATTCCTCTCCCACTCTCAAGTCTCATCTTTTACTCCAAATTCTCCAACCCTTTACCGAGAACCAGCCAGTGGTTATGCTGCAGCTCTGGTAGACATAGCTCAATGCAACAATTCCCTTAATACTCTTGGAAAAGACGTCCAAAGGTTCTTGAAGATTCTCAGGAATGAACAAGTTCAAGCATTCTTGGATGACCAGTTTATGAGTGAGAAGGATAAGGGACAAGTTATTGGAGAAGTGTTCAAGAAGGGGAGATTCAATAGGCATTTGGTGAGCTTGGTAAAGATGTTGATTCAGAAAAACAAGGTTGGAATTGTGAAAGAGGTGTTGGAGGAATTTGAGAGGATTCATGATGAGTTGAGCGGGACACAAGTGGTATTGGTCTCATCAGCAACAAAGATGGAAGAAGATCAGTTGTTTGGGATTGCTAAGAGGGTTCAAAAGCTTAGTGGGGCTACAAAGGTGAAGGTTAGGAATTTGGTTCATGACAGCTTACCTTCCTTTGCTGTATGA